In a genomic window of Atribacterota bacterium:
- the phoU gene encoding phosphate signaling complex protein PhoU, which translates to MGILRERFAQEIKELQEDLVNMTHAAEKMLQMAIDSLKEGNIEKAREVIALDDVVDDYNFKLESRCLQMIALQQPVAKDLRIIAAILKIITDVERVGDYSIDIAKFSIRLAEKPLFKPLVDIPKMAEVVIQMMEATIDAFLKRDLGIVQRVIESDAQVDALYRSIHEEVVLHIEKDPSVTRQAIWVLMIARYLERIGDHITNITERIYYMETGQILELHQ; encoded by the coding sequence ATGGGAATACTTCGAGAACGCTTTGCCCAGGAGATCAAGGAACTTCAGGAAGATTTGGTAAACATGACCCATGCGGCAGAAAAGATGCTCCAGATGGCTATTGATTCACTAAAGGAAGGAAATATTGAAAAAGCCCGGGAAGTGATTGCTCTGGATGATGTGGTGGATGATTACAATTTCAAGCTGGAATCGAGATGTCTTCAGATGATTGCCCTCCAACAACCGGTAGCCAAGGACCTGCGTATCATTGCTGCAATTTTAAAAATCATCACCGATGTGGAACGAGTGGGTGACTATTCCATTGACATTGCCAAGTTCAGCATTCGTCTGGCCGAGAAACCTCTTTTTAAGCCTCTTGTTGATATTCCCAAGATGGCCGAAGTGGTGATTCAAATGATGGAAGCCACCATCGATGCCTTTTTGAAGCGGGATCTGGGCATTGTGCAGAGGGTGATTGAAAGTGATGCTCAGGTCGATGCCCTCTACCGTTCCATCCATGAAGAGGTGGTTCTCCATATTGAAAAGGATCCTTCTGTGACCCGGCAGGCCATCTGGGTGTTGATGATTGCTCGGTATCTGGAGCGGATTGGTGACCATATTACCAATATTACTGAACGGATTTACTATATGGAGACTGGGCAGATTCTGGAGCTGCACCAGTAG
- a CDS encoding metallophosphoesterase, whose translation MIVGVLSDSHDDLLSIQKALDAFKEEGVELILHAGDYVAPFSVQLLAELSIPWWGVLGNNDGEILGIFQKSEGKIKGPFLELEEKGYRIWISHFYQPAKWAFASGHFDLVVYGHTHEAIIKEEGRSILLNPGEVCGLLSGQSTVAVCNLEKRVAKLISI comes from the coding sequence ATGATTGTGGGAGTCTTATCCGATAGCCATGACGACCTGCTTTCAATCCAAAAGGCTCTGGATGCATTCAAAGAGGAAGGTGTAGAACTCATTCTCCACGCCGGTGATTACGTGGCACCCTTTTCCGTGCAGTTGCTTGCCGAACTCTCCATCCCCTGGTGGGGGGTACTGGGTAACAATGATGGGGAAATTCTGGGTATTTTTCAAAAGTCGGAGGGGAAAATCAAAGGACCATTTCTCGAACTTGAAGAAAAGGGCTATCGTATCTGGATATCGCATTTTTATCAGCCGGCCAAATGGGCTTTCGCAAGCGGGCACTTTGATCTTGTGGTTTACGGACATACGCATGAGGCCATCATCAAGGAGGAAGGTCGGTCTATCCTTCTCAATCCTGGAGAGGTGTGTGGTCTTCTGAGTGGTCAATCGACTGTTGCGGTGTGCAACTTGGAAAAGAGAGTGGCAAAACTGATTAGTATTTGA
- a CDS encoding nitroreductase family protein, with product MDALEVLKTRRSVRRFRTLPVEKEKIEEIIDCARFAPSAINIQPWEFIVVTEDKKREEVARLTDYGKFIREAPVLIAVFCKDTKYYLEDGCAATENILLAAWALGLGSCWVAGDKKPYAESVRKVLQVPEGYRLVSLIPLGYPEVIPTTGSALKRNLHEVLHWEKF from the coding sequence GTGGATGCACTGGAAGTTTTGAAAACTCGTCGGTCTGTACGGCGGTTCCGTACCCTTCCGGTAGAGAAGGAAAAAATCGAAGAGATTATCGACTGCGCGCGTTTTGCTCCTTCGGCGATCAACATTCAGCCCTGGGAATTCATTGTGGTGACCGAGGATAAAAAAAGGGAGGAGGTTGCTCGTCTCACCGATTATGGGAAGTTTATCCGGGAGGCACCAGTTTTGATTGCGGTGTTTTGCAAAGATACCAAGTATTACCTCGAGGACGGGTGTGCGGCCACCGAAAACATACTCCTTGCTGCCTGGGCGCTGGGATTGGGGTCCTGCTGGGTGGCGGGAGATAAAAAGCCCTATGCAGAGAGCGTGCGGAAGGTTCTTCAGGTTCCGGAAGGGTATCGCTTGGTAAGCCTCATCCCTCTGGGATATCCGGAGGTGATTCCCACAACCGGCTCGGCTCTGAAGAGGAACCTTCATGAAGTGCTTCACTGGGAAAAGTTTTAG
- a CDS encoding DUF763 domain-containing protein: MRRGFAELPLHGGQCPPWLFQRMKRLGGEIVEAVVSLFSPEEVLRRISDPVFFQSLGCLLGFDWHSSGLTTTLCGALKEGIRGREDALGLYICGGKGGVSRKTPQEIVLHAERKGFAFAERFVEYSKLSAKVDNTALQDGYTLYHHVFFFTASGSWSVVQQGMNPENRLARRYHWLGERVEDFVCEPHSGICGMRKESQVLNLIAWESAPCRKGVMEIVQDAPAVVIQEIARVKNLVLPRRHSIFPEDFDTKRMEKTLWNVKQRNPQNFAEFLGVSGVGPKTLRALALTAEVVLGAPASLKDPVSFSFAHGGKDGVPFPVDRQTYDATIDFLSKLVRHARIGVSEKKKMCEQLKLLLP, from the coding sequence ATGCGTCGAGGCTTTGCTGAGCTTCCTTTACATGGAGGACAATGCCCTCCCTGGCTGTTCCAGCGTATGAAGCGTCTGGGGGGAGAAATTGTGGAAGCGGTGGTGTCGTTGTTCAGTCCCGAGGAGGTGTTGCGCCGGATTTCGGATCCGGTTTTTTTTCAATCTCTGGGGTGTCTCCTTGGATTTGACTGGCATTCCAGTGGTCTCACCACCACGCTTTGTGGAGCTCTGAAGGAGGGAATCAGGGGAAGAGAAGATGCTCTGGGACTCTACATCTGTGGAGGGAAGGGCGGTGTGTCGCGGAAAACCCCCCAGGAAATCGTGCTTCACGCTGAGCGTAAAGGGTTTGCCTTTGCTGAACGCTTTGTGGAGTACAGTAAACTCTCGGCAAAGGTGGATAACACGGCTTTACAGGATGGGTATACCCTGTACCACCACGTCTTTTTTTTCACTGCTTCGGGTTCCTGGTCGGTGGTACAGCAAGGGATGAACCCTGAAAATCGTTTGGCTCGCCGGTACCACTGGTTGGGTGAGCGGGTGGAAGATTTCGTCTGTGAGCCTCACTCGGGAATCTGTGGAATGCGAAAAGAATCCCAGGTACTGAATCTAATAGCGTGGGAAAGTGCTCCCTGTCGGAAGGGGGTCATGGAAATTGTACAGGACGCGCCAGCGGTGGTGATACAGGAAATTGCTCGGGTGAAAAACCTCGTGCTCCCCCGGCGCCATAGTATTTTCCCCGAAGATTTTGATACGAAGCGAATGGAAAAAACGCTCTGGAATGTAAAACAGAGGAATCCGCAGAATTTTGCCGAATTTTTGGGTGTATCAGGAGTGGGTCCCAAAACACTTCGGGCCTTGGCGCTCACTGCCGAAGTGGTGCTGGGTGCCCCAGCGAGCCTCAAAGACCCGGTGAGCTTTTCTTTCGCTCATGGGGGTAAGGATGGCGTTCCCTTTCCGGTAGATCGCCAGACGTATGACGCCACCATTGATTTTCTAAGTAAACTGGTGCGTCATGCTCGCATCGGGGTATCGGAGAAGAAAAAAATGTGTGAACAGCTCAAGCTTTTATTACCTTAA
- a CDS encoding adenosine-specific kinase encodes MELRLVEVKNPKHYNLILGQSHFIKTVEDLYEVLAGSSPNLKFGLAFCESSGPCLVRYAGNDQELIELARDNAFQIGAGHSFIVFLKDGYPINVLNAVKMVPEVCRIYCATANPVQVILVETEQGRGILGVVDGFTSKGVEGEKDIEERKALLRKFGYKL; translated from the coding sequence ATGGAACTGCGTCTTGTGGAAGTGAAAAATCCGAAACATTATAACCTTATCCTGGGTCAGTCCCATTTCATTAAGACGGTCGAAGACCTTTATGAGGTCCTGGCGGGATCTTCGCCGAATTTGAAATTTGGCCTGGCCTTCTGCGAATCTTCGGGACCGTGTCTGGTGCGCTATGCGGGAAATGATCAGGAGTTGATCGAACTTGCTCGGGATAATGCCTTTCAGATTGGTGCTGGGCATAGCTTCATCGTTTTCCTGAAGGATGGTTATCCCATCAATGTGCTCAACGCGGTGAAAATGGTTCCGGAAGTGTGTCGGATTTACTGCGCCACAGCCAACCCGGTTCAGGTGATTTTGGTGGAAACCGAGCAGGGGCGGGGAATTCTGGGTGTGGTTGATGGTTTCACGAGTAAAGGAGTGGAGGGCGAAAAGGACATCGAGGAAAGAAAGGCATTGCTGCGCAAATTCGGGTACAAACTGTAG